One Lactobacillus sp. CBA3606 DNA segment encodes these proteins:
- the cas7e gene encoding type I-E CRISPR-associated protein Cas7/Cse4/CasC, with the protein MTSKNLYIDLNVLQTVPSSNINRDDTGAPKTALYGGVMRARVSSQSWKHAVRKEFKNDNVSVGTRTKTAPTLLATELQKCDATLDDAAAMKKVTEIFKAAGIKINKDNETGALLLISHGQLSKLAQYAIDNEELDKKELKKVLKGDQSLDLALFGRMVADNPELNVDASAQVAHAISTHEVVPEYDYFTALDDEQPKDTTGAAMLGTIDFNSATLYRYANLNMTELSHNLNETDAIQGATAFIKDFLLSMPSGKQNTFANKTLPSYVMVTLRTDTPVNLVSAFEEPVTSSNGYVTPSIKKLEAEYTATRQFLAQPLENLILSKNESQVGKQVTNLDELLAQVTEALSKAVQDENIND; encoded by the coding sequence ATGACGAGTAAAAATTTATATATTGATTTGAATGTGTTACAAACCGTGCCATCATCAAATATTAACCGTGACGATACTGGGGCACCGAAAACGGCCCTTTATGGTGGTGTCATGCGGGCGCGGGTTTCTTCTCAAAGTTGGAAGCATGCGGTTCGGAAGGAATTTAAAAATGACAATGTTTCGGTTGGAACGCGGACTAAAACGGCGCCGACCTTACTAGCGACTGAGTTACAAAAATGTGATGCAACCTTAGATGATGCAGCCGCCATGAAAAAAGTGACCGAAATTTTTAAAGCTGCCGGTATTAAGATCAATAAAGATAACGAAACCGGGGCCCTTTTATTAATTAGTCATGGTCAACTTAGCAAGTTAGCGCAATATGCCATTGATAATGAAGAGCTAGACAAAAAAGAACTGAAAAAAGTGTTAAAAGGCGACCAGTCATTGGATTTGGCGTTGTTTGGCCGCATGGTGGCAGATAACCCTGAATTGAATGTGGATGCTTCAGCACAGGTGGCCCACGCGATTTCGACCCACGAAGTTGTGCCAGAATACGATTATTTCACGGCATTGGATGATGAACAACCTAAAGATACTACTGGTGCAGCAATGTTAGGAACTATCGACTTTAACTCAGCAACACTCTATCGTTATGCTAATTTGAACATGACTGAATTAAGCCATAATCTCAATGAAACTGATGCGATTCAGGGAGCCACGGCCTTTATTAAAGACTTCTTGTTGTCAATGCCAAGTGGTAAGCAGAATACATTTGCGAATAAGACGTTGCCTAGTTATGTGATGGTTACATTGCGGACAGATACTCCAGTTAACTTAGTATCGGCCTTTGAAGAACCAGTTACTTCCAGTAATGGCTATGTTACACCGTCAATTAAAAAACTTGAAGCTGAATATACAGCTACGCGTCAATTTTTGGCACAACCACTCGAAAATTTAATTTTGAGTAAAAATGAGTCACAGGTTGGAAAACAGGTCACAAACCTCGATGAACTTTTGGCGCAGGTTACCGAGGCTTTATCAAAGGCGGTTCAGGATGAAAACATTAACGATTAA
- the cas2e gene encoding type I-E CRISPR-associated endoribonuclease Cas2e, with the protein MIVITLTKVPKSLQGDLTKWYQEIQTGVYVGNVSARIRDALWTRIMENIGRGEATMVYNANNELGYQFKTTRQDRAVLDFDGLPLMMHLNVATGNVKHGFSDAAKFHRAKVMTRKAANRTSLPTKLSPLVTIDLETTGLDAAKDAIISIGAVRRLDANQVDHFYQLIQIKSAVPKKITALTQLTTEMLNTTGVSLAAGLQALQAFVGDLPIVGYNLRFDELFLTTGFEQVGQTDLANQWLDLLPMVKKSNKFLDNYRLSTVLSEYGIKNNTPHNALSDATATFTLADKLIENRVLKI; encoded by the coding sequence ATGATTGTGATAACGCTGACTAAAGTGCCAAAGTCGCTGCAAGGTGATTTAACGAAATGGTATCAAGAGATTCAGACAGGTGTTTATGTGGGTAATGTTAGTGCGCGAATTCGCGATGCATTATGGACTCGGATTATGGAAAATATTGGTCGCGGTGAAGCTACCATGGTCTATAATGCGAATAATGAATTAGGTTATCAGTTTAAAACAACGCGTCAAGATCGAGCAGTCCTTGATTTTGATGGCTTACCATTGATGATGCATTTGAATGTTGCGACTGGCAATGTCAAACATGGATTTAGTGATGCCGCGAAGTTTCATCGAGCAAAAGTTATGACCCGTAAAGCGGCTAATCGAACGTCATTGCCAACTAAGTTGTCACCGTTAGTAACGATTGATCTTGAAACGACCGGCTTAGATGCGGCTAAAGATGCCATCATATCAATCGGTGCCGTTAGACGATTAGATGCGAATCAAGTGGATCATTTTTATCAGTTAATTCAGATCAAATCGGCAGTGCCAAAAAAAATCACGGCGCTCACACAGCTCACTACTGAAATGTTGAACACGACCGGCGTTAGCTTAGCTGCGGGGTTACAAGCATTGCAAGCGTTCGTCGGTGATTTACCCATCGTCGGTTACAATTTGCGATTTGATGAGCTTTTTCTGACAACTGGTTTTGAGCAAGTCGGGCAAACTGATTTAGCTAATCAGTGGTTAGATTTGCTACCGATGGTCAAAAAATCGAATAAATTTTTAGATAATTACCGGCTATCAACTGTATTGAGTGAATACGGTATCAAAAATAATACGCCACATAATGCACTTTCAGATGCGACGGCAACGTTCACATTAGCAGACAAGTTAATTGAAAACAGGGTTTTGAAAATTTAA
- the cas5e gene encoding type I-E CRISPR-associated protein Cas5/CasD: MKTLTIKLTAPLQSYGNEASFSRRTTTHYPTKSAVIGMVAAALGYRRSDQRILALNDLSFAVRIDQVAKILTDYQTVEWKKDTRKITYRDYLQDAVFMVALGSQQDQLIDEIQDALRHPHFQLFLGRRSNAPAGVLQLQVFTETTPLAVLEQIAWQAAPWYQKKNQVRTLDIVADANLVPTAQGAMIKDQVESFDQRNRRYGFRAIAKTSVSLNQLGSQAHDIMGFL; encoded by the coding sequence ATGAAAACATTAACGATTAAATTAACGGCGCCGTTACAGTCGTATGGTAACGAAGCGAGTTTTTCACGGCGTACCACGACGCATTATCCGACCAAAAGCGCTGTGATTGGAATGGTTGCAGCAGCTTTGGGTTATCGGCGATCGGATCAGCGGATTTTAGCACTCAATGACTTGAGTTTTGCAGTCAGGATTGATCAAGTTGCTAAAATACTCACGGATTATCAAACGGTTGAATGGAAAAAGGATACGAGAAAGATTACGTATCGAGACTATCTTCAAGATGCGGTGTTCATGGTCGCACTCGGTAGTCAGCAGGATCAGTTAATTGATGAGATTCAGGATGCTTTACGTCATCCCCATTTTCAATTGTTTTTAGGGCGGCGTTCAAATGCTCCGGCTGGTGTTCTTCAGTTACAGGTATTCACAGAGACCACTCCGCTTGCGGTATTAGAACAGATTGCTTGGCAGGCAGCGCCATGGTATCAAAAAAAGAATCAAGTTCGCACGTTAGACATTGTTGCGGATGCTAATTTAGTGCCAACGGCTCAAGGTGCGATGATTAAAGACCAAGTTGAGTCGTTTGACCAACGTAATCGGCGATATGGCTTTCGAGCGATTGCTAAGACCAGCGTCAGCTTGAACCAGCTAGGTTCTCAGGCACATGATATTATGGGATTTCTCTAG
- the cas6e gene encoding type I-E CRISPR-associated protein Cas6/Cse3/CasE, which produces MYLSRVEIDYNNRYKIKDLTHLGAFHNWVEQSFPAELVAGQRNRHLWRLDELAGRKYLLVLSAAKPDLDLLVKYGVPGTAITKSYDQFLDKLQVGQRMRFRLTANPTHTISQPGKAQGRVVPHITIDQQRQWLMDRAEKAGFQLSTPVAADVSDLQESRTFDIVSREWPVLHRKAGRGVRLSRVTFEGVLIITDVADFKQTLIKGLGREKAFGMGLMTVIPED; this is translated from the coding sequence ATGTATTTATCAAGAGTTGAAATTGATTATAACAATCGGTATAAAATCAAAGATTTAACACATCTTGGGGCCTTTCATAATTGGGTTGAACAGAGTTTTCCGGCTGAACTAGTCGCGGGACAACGGAATCGGCATTTATGGCGGCTTGATGAATTGGCCGGCAGAAAATATTTGTTAGTGTTGAGTGCCGCTAAGCCCGATTTAGACTTGCTGGTAAAATACGGCGTGCCCGGAACGGCGATAACGAAGTCGTATGATCAATTCTTAGACAAGCTACAGGTCGGGCAACGGATGCGATTTCGATTAACGGCTAATCCCACGCATACCATCAGTCAACCAGGTAAAGCGCAAGGTCGAGTGGTCCCACATATTACGATTGACCAGCAACGACAATGGTTAATGGATCGTGCTGAAAAAGCAGGCTTTCAGTTAAGCACGCCAGTGGCAGCTGATGTATCGGACTTACAGGAGTCGCGAACCTTCGATATTGTTAGTCGAGAATGGCCCGTCTTGCATCGCAAAGCTGGTCGGGGTGTCCGCTTGAGTCGGGTGACTTTTGAGGGCGTCTTAATAATCACTGATGTGGCTGATTTTAAGCAAACCTTGATTAAAGGACTTGGTCGTGAAAAAGCCTTTGGAATGGGCTTAATGACGGTTATCCCGGAGGATTAG
- a CDS encoding type I-E CRISPR-associated protein Cse1/CasA — protein MDKQTFNLTTDPWIKVIERQTNQTRTVSLIELFEHAQDYRQLAGEMHAQDLVVLRFLLAILTTVYSRFDADDEQYDWLITSSDSAQSLVVDEMADETDIQKDLLATWRQLNQAGHFSAAVTTYLKQQTKRFDFFGERPFYQVTTKDYDALVPKNKQIAAGKGQVALKQLNRRISESNNTPALFSPKAGETKNELALDELVRWVMTYQNFTGVTDKTKVVTDEKFSNSAGWPYRLNPVFAKGTSLFETLMLNLILVNKRDEMAPYTLQKPVWEYPTVSAYIDERKQQLQPDNLAALYTTWSRILHIEWDEAGQPTIFSAGIPIFAADNALIEPMTTWRLDKKTNDYRPAVKGLRSLGIAMWRNFGQYVKVRQADDSHEPGIVIWLRTLKEKEIISHSKPLILNSVALISDGNATSQAPAVEVVDDMQLQADVLFDPESADYWPLRIEDTIELTQTIGTDYYHFATDVGRIRNLDVRTFANGMSAKFYEALNEPFKAWLADLTGDDNREEKINLWKQTLESIVVQAVDETLQISSPRDIKGINTEHGILNIFTAKNRLMYNLRQHLKPQKG, from the coding sequence ATGGATAAGCAAACGTTTAATTTAACCACGGACCCATGGATTAAGGTCATTGAAAGGCAGACCAATCAAACGCGAACCGTTTCTTTGATTGAGCTATTTGAACATGCCCAGGATTACCGGCAACTAGCCGGTGAGATGCATGCCCAAGATTTAGTTGTTTTACGCTTTTTACTTGCCATATTAACCACCGTTTATTCACGATTCGATGCCGATGATGAGCAATATGATTGGTTGATAACCAGTTCAGATTCGGCGCAATCATTAGTGGTCGATGAAATGGCGGATGAGACGGATATTCAGAAGGATCTATTAGCCACCTGGCGACAACTCAATCAAGCTGGCCATTTTTCCGCTGCAGTTACGACATATTTAAAACAACAAACTAAACGGTTTGACTTTTTTGGGGAACGGCCTTTTTATCAAGTAACCACAAAAGATTATGATGCCTTAGTTCCTAAAAACAAGCAGATTGCAGCGGGAAAGGGGCAAGTTGCGCTTAAACAACTGAATCGTCGTATTTCGGAAAGTAACAATACACCGGCCCTTTTTTCACCAAAGGCGGGGGAAACTAAGAATGAATTAGCATTGGACGAATTAGTCCGTTGGGTTATGACCTATCAGAATTTTACTGGGGTAACAGATAAAACCAAAGTGGTAACTGATGAAAAGTTTTCTAATTCAGCAGGATGGCCTTATCGGCTCAATCCGGTTTTTGCCAAAGGAACGTCCCTGTTTGAAACGTTAATGTTGAATTTAATCCTAGTTAATAAACGGGATGAAATGGCCCCGTATACGTTGCAGAAGCCCGTGTGGGAGTATCCAACGGTCAGTGCCTATATTGATGAACGAAAGCAACAGCTGCAACCAGATAATTTAGCTGCGCTGTATACCACTTGGTCCAGAATCCTACATATTGAGTGGGATGAAGCGGGGCAACCAACTATTTTTAGTGCGGGAATACCAATCTTTGCCGCCGATAATGCCTTAATTGAGCCGATGACAACTTGGCGATTGGATAAGAAAACCAATGATTACCGGCCGGCGGTTAAAGGATTACGGTCATTAGGGATTGCGATGTGGCGCAATTTTGGCCAGTATGTCAAAGTCAGACAAGCGGATGATAGTCATGAACCGGGGATTGTAATTTGGCTACGGACGCTAAAAGAAAAAGAAATAATTTCTCATAGTAAACCTTTAATTCTGAATTCAGTAGCTTTAATTAGTGATGGGAATGCAACCTCGCAGGCACCGGCAGTTGAAGTGGTCGATGATATGCAACTGCAAGCCGATGTCTTGTTTGATCCAGAAAGCGCTGACTATTGGCCGCTGCGAATTGAAGACACGATTGAACTAACTCAAACTATTGGGACTGACTACTATCACTTTGCTACCGATGTTGGTCGCATTCGTAATTTGGATGTGCGCACATTTGCCAACGGAATGAGTGCTAAATTTTACGAAGCGTTAAACGAACCGTTCAAGGCCTGGTTGGCCGACTTAACGGGAGACGATAATCGTGAAGAAAAAATTAATTTGTGGAAGCAAACCTTGGAGAGCATTGTGGTGCAGGCGGTTGATGAGACGTTACAAATCAGCTCACCACGCGATATTAAAGGTATCAATACGGAACATGGTATTTTAAACATCTTTACCGCAAAGAATCGTCTCATGTACAACTTACGGCAGCATCTCAAGCCACAGAAAGGGTGA
- the cas1e gene encoding type I-E CRISPR-associated endonuclease Cas1e has product MAKQIGAKHPERYELGRVRDRVTFLYLEHAKLNRQNSAIQVTDQRGVVYVPATIISVLMLGPGVDVTHRAMELIGESGLGVVWVGEYGVRQYAAGRSLNHSSTLLEAQAKLVSNQRSRLMVARQMYQMRFPNDDVSELTMQALRGKEGARVRQVYLKQSRETGVDWEKREYNPDDFEAGTPINKALTAAHQALYGLSYSVIAAMGASAGLGFVHTGHDLAFVYDFADLYKAEFSIPTAFRVAAEFGDDPDIGSRTRLAMRDTFVDGKLLIRMVKDLKALLGLPIVEDDVGVVNLWDDKMGLQKFGVQYHELPVDERS; this is encoded by the coding sequence ATGGCTAAACAAATTGGTGCTAAGCACCCAGAACGCTATGAGTTAGGACGAGTTCGTGATCGAGTTACTTTTTTATACTTGGAACATGCCAAGTTAAATCGTCAAAATAGTGCGATTCAAGTTACAGATCAGCGGGGTGTGGTCTATGTTCCAGCGACGATAATCAGTGTGCTTATGCTCGGTCCAGGCGTTGATGTGACACATCGGGCCATGGAACTCATTGGTGAATCCGGTTTGGGTGTTGTCTGGGTTGGTGAATATGGGGTCCGGCAATACGCAGCTGGTCGTTCATTGAATCATTCCTCAACCTTACTTGAGGCACAGGCCAAGTTAGTATCTAATCAACGGTCACGACTCATGGTTGCGCGGCAGATGTATCAGATGCGTTTTCCTAATGATGACGTTTCGGAGCTTACGATGCAAGCATTACGCGGCAAGGAAGGTGCACGTGTGCGTCAAGTTTATTTAAAACAATCCCGTGAAACTGGTGTGGACTGGGAAAAACGTGAGTACAATCCAGATGATTTTGAGGCTGGTACGCCAATTAACAAAGCATTAACGGCTGCACATCAGGCTTTATATGGGTTGAGCTATAGTGTGATTGCCGCAATGGGTGCTTCAGCGGGGCTTGGTTTTGTGCACACTGGGCATGACTTGGCCTTTGTTTACGATTTTGCTGATTTATATAAGGCTGAATTTTCGATTCCAACGGCGTTTAGGGTTGCTGCTGAATTTGGAGATGACCCAGACATTGGTAGTCGAACCCGGTTGGCGATGCGTGATACTTTTGTTGACGGTAAATTATTAATTCGCATGGTCAAAGATTTAAAAGCACTTTTGGGCCTGCCAATAGTTGAAGATGATGTTGGCGTTGTTAATTTATGGGACGATAAGATGGGATTGCAAAAATTCGGTGTTCAGTATCATGAACTGCCAGTAGATGAACGCTCATGA
- the casB gene encoding type I-E CRISPR-associated protein Cse2/CasB, whose protein sequence is MTGKIATTTARIIKTLYRNGEPNKAVLADLRSAATVTSQRAQGVWPIMMANLERYQLSRDGVPTSAEVAVYAALRFYAIQQQGQTQLVYESAENGNGQAFFSALAQLRAQEETRVALDRRIQPLLATTNPTSVINGLAQLVKILKANDRQQKIDYAWLAQDLYGLQASYEQANRVRLRWGQQYFWIKQASTKNEGAQN, encoded by the coding sequence ATGACAGGAAAAATAGCAACAACGACTGCACGGATTATTAAGACGCTTTATCGTAATGGTGAACCCAATAAGGCCGTATTAGCTGATTTAAGAAGTGCTGCTACCGTGACGAGTCAACGTGCTCAAGGGGTTTGGCCAATTATGATGGCGAACTTAGAACGCTATCAACTTAGTCGCGATGGTGTGCCAACTTCAGCCGAAGTTGCGGTATATGCGGCGCTACGGTTCTATGCCATCCAGCAACAGGGGCAAACACAGTTGGTTTATGAATCGGCGGAAAATGGCAATGGACAAGCCTTCTTTTCGGCTTTAGCGCAGTTAAGGGCTCAAGAAGAGACCCGGGTGGCGTTAGACCGACGCATACAACCGCTGTTAGCGACGACGAATCCGACCAGTGTGATTAATGGATTGGCCCAATTGGTTAAAATATTAAAGGCTAATGATAGACAGCAAAAAATTGATTACGCTTGGTTAGCGCAAGATTTATATGGGCTACAGGCCAGCTATGAGCAAGCTAATCGGGTGCGTTTACGCTGGGGACAACAGTATTTTTGGATTAAGCAAGCATCCACTAAAAACGAAGGAGCACAAAACTAA